The following is a genomic window from Pseudomonadota bacterium.
CGCCAGCGTGGCACCTTCAGGGACGTGCGGGGCGAGCAGGTCCCAGAAGACCTTGGCCAGGTTCTCGCCAGACGAGATGACGTGGGCGAGCTCGGGGAAGTCGGCGTCGAAGTCGCGATGATCGAAGCGCTCGAAGATCTCGCGTCGCAGGGCCGCGTCGATGGCGCCCAGGTCGACGCTGAAGCCCGTCACGGGGTCGATCTCCCCCCCGCAGGTGGCCTCGACCACGTACTCGTGGCCGTGCCCGTTGGGGTTGTTGCACTTGCCGTACAGCGCGCGGTTCTGCGCCTCGGAGAGCTGGGGGTTGTTCAGCCGATGCGCCATGGAGATCGTGATTCGCCGCCCCAGATAGATCATGGGCCGTAGTACTCCGCGAAGAGCGTCGGATCTTCGTACAGGCGAACGCGGTGCAGGCCCATCCCCTGGGGCAGACGCGGCACGATCT
Proteins encoded in this region:
- a CDS encoding 6-carboxytetrahydropterin synthase produces the protein MIYLGRRITISMAHRLNNPQLSEAQNRALYGKCNNPNGHGHEYVVEATCGGEIDPVTGFSVDLGAIDAALRREIFERFDHRDFDADFPELAHVISSGENLAKVFWDLLAPHVPEGATLA